In Lycium ferocissimum isolate CSIRO_LF1 chromosome 11, AGI_CSIRO_Lferr_CH_V1, whole genome shotgun sequence, a single genomic region encodes these proteins:
- the LOC132037885 gene encoding shaggy-related protein kinase epsilon produces MASGAIMPSAGGKPQTDVMLVDKLPEEINEMKIRDDKAEKEMEAAVVDGNGTEKGHIIVTTIGGKNGEPKQTISYMAERVVGQGSFGIVFQAKCLETGETVAIKKVLQDKRYKNRELQTIRLLDHPNVVSLRHCFFSTTEKDELYLNLVLEYVPETVYRVLRHYSKANQRMPMIYVKLYTYQIFRALAYIHGIGVCHRDIKPQNLLVNPHTHQLKLCDFGSAKVLVKGEPNISYICSRYYRAPELIFGATEYTFAIDIWSVGCVLAELLLGQPLFPGESGVDQLVEIIKVLGTPTREEIKCMNPNYTEFKFPQIKAHPWHKIFHKRMPPEAVDLVSRLLQYSPNLRSTALEACTHTFFDELRDPKTRLPNGRPLPPLFNFRPQELKGASAELLNKLIPEHAKKQCTSLGF; encoded by the exons ATGGCATCTGGTGCTATAATGCCTTCGGCAGGTGGAAAACCTCAAACTGATGTGATGCTTGTCGACAAACTTCctgaagaaataaatgaaatgaagatcAGAGATGATAAAGCAGAAAAG GAAATGGAAGCAGCTGTAGTTGATGGAAATGGAACAGAAAAAGGCCACATCATTGTGACAACTATTGGGGGGAAAAATGGTGAGCCTAAGCAG ACCATTAGTTACATGGCCGAGCGTGTTGTTGGACAGGGTTCCTTTGGAATTGTGTTCCAG GCCAAATGCCTTGAAACTGGAGAAACTGTGGCAATAAAAAAGGTTTTACAGGATAAGAGATACAAGAATCGGGAATTGCAAACAATACGCCTTCTTGATCATCCTAATGTTGTTTCACTGAGACACTGCTTCTTTTCAACCACGGAAAAGGATGAGCTTTATCTAAATTTGGTTCTTGAATATGTACCTGAGACTGTCTACCGTGTGTTGAGGCATTACAGCAAAGCAAACCAGCGGATGCCTATGATTTATGTCAAGCTGTATACATATCAG ATTTTCAGAGCTTTGGCTTACATACACGGTATAGGAGTCTGCCACAGGGACATCAAGCCTCAGAATTTACTG GTCAACCCACACACTCACCAGCTTAAGCTCTGTGATTTTGGGAGTGCAAAAGTTCTG GTCAAAGGCGAGCcaaatatttcatatatttgctCTCGTTACTATCGTGCGCCTGAACTTATATTTGGAGCAACTGAATACACATTTGCTATTGACATTTGGTCTGTGGGTTGCGTCCTTGCTGAACTGCTTCTTGGGCAG CCCCTCTTTCCTGGTGAGAGTGGAGTTGATCAGCTTGTTGAAATAATCAAG GTTCTTGGAACACCAACTCGGGAGGAAATTAAGTGTATGAATCCAAATTACACAGAGTTCAAATTCCCACAGATCAAAGCTCACCCTTGGCACAAA ATTTTTCATAAGCGGATGCCTCCTGAAGCTGTGGATCTTGTGTCAAGGCTTCTCCAGTATTCTCCAAATTTGAGGTCCACTGCA CTGGAGGCTTGCACCCACACTTTCTTTGATGAGCTCCGTGACCCTAAGACTCGTCTCCCTAATGGTCGACCATTGCCACCTCTTTTCAACTTCAGGCCTCAAG AGTTGAAAGGAGCATCTGCAGAGCTCTTAAACAAACTGATACCAGAACATGCTAAGAAGCAGTGTACCTCCCTTGGTTTCTAA